A section of the Citrus sinensis cultivar Valencia sweet orange chromosome 8, DVS_A1.0, whole genome shotgun sequence genome encodes:
- the LOC127899393 gene encoding transcription factor CSA-like has protein sequence ILKGGGDGNVFNGVHQGMNFMAPSSHLSLSNTFGTKNPETGFQILSPCPMEINKKPWEARRICVEERDGVFSVHKNKGLSLDLGEEVEDVIKRPVSGKNGHTKLCTRGHWRPAEDAKLKELVAQYGPQNWNLIAENLEGRSEKSCRLRWFNQLDPRINRRAFSEEEEERLLAAHRLYGNKWAMIARLFPGRTDNAIKNHWHVIMARKQKEQSSIYRRRKPSSGPFQNNSININNANASSDESTISSNNESASTITDLSLTPSSAKVSP, from the coding sequence ATTCTGAAGGGTGGTGGCGATGGCAATGTTTTCAATGGAGTTCATCAAGGGATGAACTTTATGGCTCCTTCTTCTCATCTTTCTCTGTCAAACACTTTTGGGACTAAAAATCCTGAAACTGGGTTTCAGATTTTGAGCCCTTGTCCTATGGAGATAAATAAGAAACCATGGGAAGCTAGGAGAATCTGTGTTGAGGAGAGAGATGGGGTCTTTAGTGTTCATAAAAATAAGGGGCTGTCTTTGGATTTGGGCGAGGAAGTTGAGGATGTTATCAAGCGCCCTGTTTCTGGAAAAAATGGCCACACTAAGCTCTGTACTAGAGGCCACTGGAGGCCAGCGGAAGATGCCAAGCTTAAAGAGCTAGTTGCTCAATATGGTCCTCAAAATTGGAACTTGATCGCTGAGAATCTTGAAGGAAGATCAGAGAAGAGTTGCAGATTGAGATGGTTTAATCAGCTGGATCCAAGAATCAACAGGAGGGCTTtcagtgaagaagaagaagagaggcTGTTAGCTGCTCATAGGTTGTACGGTAACAAATGGGCCATGATTGCCAGACTGTTCCCCGGAAGAACTGATAATGCTATCAAGAATCATTGGCATGTGATCATGGCTAGGAAACAAAAAGAGCAATCCAGCATTTATAGGAGGAGAAAGCCCTCTTCTGGTCCTTTCCAAAACAACAgtattaatatcaataatgCTAATGctagtagtgatgaatcaactATCTCAAGCAACAATGAATCTGCTTCAACAATCACTGATCTTTCACTCACTCCCTCTTCAGCTAAAGTGTCTCCATGA